In one Cytobacillus sp. IB215665 genomic region, the following are encoded:
- a CDS encoding GNAT family protein translates to MDGKFPIIETDRLILRKVTKNDANEMLAYLSDEEVVKHIGLTPFQSLSDVWDEIEWYDSIIEEGTGIRWGITLKGNNKVIGSCGFLNMKSKHFRAEVGFELSKDFWGKGIASEALEGVINYGYRHFQLERIEALIEPANLPSQKLVERQGFTREGLLRSYEYTCGKFDDLYMYSRLKTDVRST, encoded by the coding sequence ATGGATGGGAAATTTCCGATTATTGAAACAGATAGATTAATATTAAGAAAAGTGACAAAAAATGATGCGAATGAAATGCTTGCATATCTATCAGATGAAGAAGTAGTGAAACATATTGGTTTAACACCATTTCAATCATTATCTGACGTTTGGGATGAGATAGAGTGGTATGATTCCATTATAGAAGAAGGCACAGGTATTAGGTGGGGAATCACTTTAAAAGGTAATAATAAGGTGATAGGAAGTTGTGGTTTTCTAAACATGAAATCTAAACATTTCAGAGCTGAAGTTGGATTTGAATTAAGCAAAGATTTCTGGGGGAAAGGTATAGCTAGTGAAGCCTTAGAGGGTGTTATTAATTATGGGTATCGTCATTTTCAGTTAGAAAGAATTGAGGCTTTAATAGAACCTGCTAATCTTCCATCACAAAAACTAGTAGAACGGCAAGGGTTTACAAGAGAAGGGTTGCTTAGAAGTTATGAGTATACGTGTGGTAAATTTGATGATTTATATATGTACTCAAGATTAAAAACAGACGTGAGATCTA